One window from the genome of Micromonospora aurantiaca ATCC 27029 encodes:
- a CDS encoding transglycosylase SLT domain-containing protein produces the protein MSRLWSRFGARTAAVALLSVGVAGGFYLGEDRQTQQQGLTAQVGLKVDQTEYAYQRDRLSDHRVDSSRQRAAEYQAKLRAAAAAKEAAERAKRAEAAAATRKKERAAAEEEAEAKAKPYDGPIPSSCAEYSGNRKIGCAIMLDKGFGIDQFPCLDKLWTKESGWNPKASNSSSGAYGIPQAVPGSKMASVADDWKTNPATQITWGLGYIKGRYDTPCGAWQKSQSSGWY, from the coding sequence GTGAGTCGGCTGTGGAGCCGGTTCGGCGCCCGTACGGCCGCTGTCGCGCTGCTCTCCGTGGGCGTCGCCGGCGGCTTCTATCTGGGCGAGGATCGACAGACCCAGCAGCAGGGCCTGACCGCGCAGGTCGGCCTGAAGGTCGACCAGACGGAGTACGCGTACCAGCGCGACCGGCTGTCCGACCACCGCGTGGACTCGTCCCGGCAGCGTGCCGCCGAGTACCAGGCGAAGCTGCGTGCCGCCGCGGCGGCGAAGGAGGCCGCCGAGCGGGCCAAGAGGGCCGAGGCGGCCGCCGCCACCCGCAAGAAGGAGCGGGCCGCGGCCGAGGAGGAGGCGGAGGCGAAGGCCAAGCCGTACGACGGCCCGATCCCGTCCTCGTGCGCCGAGTACAGCGGCAACCGGAAGATCGGTTGCGCCATCATGCTCGACAAGGGCTTCGGCATCGACCAGTTCCCCTGTCTGGACAAGCTCTGGACCAAGGAGAGCGGCTGGAACCCGAAGGCCTCCAACAGCTCCTCCGGGGCGTACGGGATCCCGCAGGCGGTGCCGGGCAGCAAGATGGCCTCGGTCGCCGACGACTGGAAGACCAACCCGGCGACCCAGATCACCTGGGGTCTCGGCTACATCAAGGGCCGGTACGACACTCCCTGCGGCGCCTGGCAGAAGTCGCAGAGTTCGGGCTGGTACTGA
- a CDS encoding DMT family transporter produces MSRTGTAAPPAPQTLSTGRRVAGVGLATASGVMVAVQSRINGELGVRLADGIAAAVVSFGVGLLILLVLVPATPGGRRGLAALRGALRSGALRPWQCLGGVCGAFLVATQGLTIGALGVAVFTVAVVAGQSGSSLLVDRAGIGPAGRQPVTPNRLIGAVLTVLAVLLAVGDRLGDPHALALALLPLAAGVGIAWQQAVNGRVRAAAGSAMTATLVNFTVGTVALLVTFAVDLAVRGRPAGAFPDEPWLYLGGPLGIVFIALAAALVRFTGVLLLGLATIAGQIVGAVLLDLLLPTAASHPGLDTLLGAALTLVAVLVAAFGPTRRP; encoded by the coding sequence GTGAGCCGGACCGGGACGGCGGCACCACCGGCACCGCAGACGCTGTCGACCGGGCGACGTGTCGCCGGTGTCGGGTTGGCCACCGCCTCGGGCGTGATGGTCGCCGTGCAGTCCCGGATCAACGGTGAGCTGGGCGTACGCCTGGCCGACGGGATCGCCGCCGCGGTGGTCTCGTTCGGTGTGGGCCTGCTGATCCTGCTGGTGCTGGTCCCCGCCACCCCCGGTGGCCGGCGGGGACTGGCCGCCCTGCGCGGCGCGCTGCGCTCCGGCGCGCTGCGGCCCTGGCAATGCCTGGGCGGCGTCTGCGGCGCGTTCCTGGTGGCGACGCAGGGGCTGACCATCGGCGCGCTCGGCGTCGCGGTCTTCACCGTCGCGGTGGTGGCCGGGCAGTCCGGCAGCAGCCTGCTCGTCGACCGGGCCGGCATCGGCCCGGCCGGCCGGCAGCCGGTCACCCCGAACCGGCTGATCGGCGCGGTGCTCACTGTGCTCGCCGTCCTGCTGGCGGTGGGCGACCGGCTCGGCGACCCGCACGCGCTTGCGCTGGCGCTGCTGCCACTGGCGGCGGGGGTGGGCATCGCCTGGCAGCAGGCGGTCAACGGTCGGGTCCGGGCGGCGGCGGGCAGTGCCATGACCGCCACGCTCGTGAACTTCACAGTCGGCACGGTGGCGCTGCTCGTGACCTTCGCGGTGGACCTGGCGGTACGCGGACGGCCGGCAGGCGCGTTCCCGGACGAGCCGTGGCTCTATCTCGGCGGCCCGCTCGGGATCGTGTTCATCGCGCTGGCCGCCGCCCTCGTCCGGTTCACCGGGGTGCTGCTGCTCGGCCTGGCCACGATCGCCGGGCAGATCGTCGGCGCGGTGCTGCTGGACCTGCTGCTGCCCACCGCCGCCTCGCACCCCGGCCTGGACACGCTGCTCGGCGCGGCGCTGACTCTGGTCGCGGTGCTCGTCGCCGCCTTCGGCCCCACCCGCCGCCCTTAG
- the glpX gene encoding class II fructose-bisphosphatase, which yields MTTTRTRTPQDLDRNLALDLVRVTEAAAMAAGRWVGRGDKEGGDGAAVDAMRKLINSIPMRGVVVIGEGEKDNAPMLFNGEEVGDGTGPEVDVAVDPIDGTTLMSKGMPNALAVLAVAERGAMFDPSAVFYMEKLAVGPMYADVVDINAGVAENINRIAKVKGTDAAEVTVCVLDRSRHDDLIKQIRRTGAGIRLISDGDIAGAIAAARGESDVDVLMGIGGTPEGITAACALKCMGGMMQAKLWPKDSDERRKALDAGHDLDRVLFTDDLVTGDNCFFVATGVTSGDLLRGVRYRSGGAYTQSIVMRSKSGTIRVIDSYHRLEKLALYSAVDFDGRPLAEQE from the coding sequence ATGACAACCACCAGGACGCGGACGCCCCAGGATCTCGACCGCAACCTCGCCCTCGATCTGGTCCGGGTCACCGAGGCCGCGGCGATGGCCGCCGGCCGCTGGGTCGGCCGGGGCGACAAGGAAGGCGGCGACGGCGCAGCAGTCGACGCCATGCGAAAGCTGATCAACTCGATCCCGATGCGCGGCGTCGTGGTGATCGGCGAGGGCGAGAAGGACAACGCCCCCATGCTGTTCAACGGCGAGGAGGTCGGCGACGGGACCGGCCCCGAGGTGGACGTGGCGGTCGACCCGATCGACGGCACCACGCTGATGAGCAAGGGCATGCCGAACGCGCTGGCGGTGCTCGCGGTCGCCGAGCGCGGCGCGATGTTCGACCCGAGCGCCGTCTTCTACATGGAGAAGCTGGCGGTCGGCCCGATGTACGCCGACGTGGTGGACATCAACGCCGGGGTGGCCGAGAACATCAACCGGATCGCCAAGGTCAAGGGCACCGACGCCGCCGAGGTGACCGTGTGCGTGCTGGACCGGTCGCGCCACGACGACCTGATCAAGCAGATCCGGCGTACCGGTGCCGGGATCCGGCTCATCTCCGACGGGGACATCGCGGGCGCCATCGCGGCGGCCCGCGGCGAGTCGGACGTGGACGTGCTGATGGGCATCGGCGGCACCCCGGAGGGCATCACCGCCGCGTGCGCGCTCAAGTGCATGGGCGGCATGATGCAGGCCAAGCTCTGGCCGAAGGACTCCGACGAGCGTCGCAAGGCGCTGGACGCCGGGCACGACCTGGACCGGGTGCTGTTCACCGACGACCTGGTCACCGGCGACAACTGCTTCTTCGTGGCCACCGGTGTCACCTCCGGCGACCTGCTGCGCGGCGTGCGCTACCGCTCCGGCGGCGCGTACACCCAGTCGATCGTGATGCGCTCCAAGAGCGGCACCATCCGGGTGATCGACTCGTACCACCGCCTGGAGAAGCTCGCCCTCTACTCGGCTGTCGACTTCGACGGACGCCCGCTGGCCGAGCAGGAGTGA
- a CDS encoding DUF4245 domain-containing protein: MEAAQPADRTPTDATPPEGQPPVRPDGAPAPSEGQPALVADRGEPAPAVDTPAPPAGKEKARSERSPKDMALSLLILLVPIALLLAFYRGFLGGDSPVTVDPAPALEQARSANAFPVSEPTGLGDDWRTVNARFRTEADGSTLRIGYVTPEGRGAQLVESNVPAEKLLPAELTEGQPQGAADLPGGLSWQRYTARGNEQALVLLEPNRTVIVVGDAGETELRKLATSLR; this comes from the coding sequence GTGGAAGCCGCACAGCCTGCCGACCGCACACCGACCGACGCCACCCCGCCGGAGGGCCAGCCGCCGGTCCGACCGGACGGCGCCCCGGCCCCGTCCGAGGGTCAGCCCGCGCTCGTCGCGGACCGGGGCGAGCCGGCCCCCGCGGTGGACACCCCCGCGCCGCCGGCGGGCAAGGAGAAGGCCCGCTCCGAGCGGTCGCCGAAGGACATGGCGCTGTCCCTGCTGATCCTGCTGGTCCCGATCGCGCTGCTGCTCGCCTTCTACCGGGGCTTCCTCGGCGGCGACTCGCCGGTCACAGTCGACCCGGCGCCCGCGCTGGAGCAGGCCCGCTCCGCGAACGCCTTCCCGGTCAGCGAGCCGACCGGGCTGGGCGACGACTGGCGTACGGTCAACGCCCGCTTCCGGACCGAGGCGGACGGCTCGACGCTGCGGATCGGGTACGTGACCCCGGAGGGCCGGGGCGCGCAGCTCGTGGAGAGCAACGTCCCGGCGGAGAAGCTGCTGCCGGCCGAGCTGACCGAGGGGCAGCCGCAGGGCGCGGCCGACCTGCCCGGCGGGCTGAGCTGGCAGCGCTACACGGCACGCGGCAACGAGCAGGCGCTCGTCCTGCTGGAGCCGAACCGTACGGTGATCGTTGTCGGTGACGCGGGGGAGACGGAGCTGCGCAAGCTCGCCACGTCGCTGCGCTGA
- a CDS encoding NAD-dependent epimerase/dehydratase family protein, with product MALHVIVGAGPVGTATARLLAERGERVRVVTRRGTGPEHPAIERVAADAADADRLAALTEGADALYNCANPQYHTWPTDWPPLAAALLTAAERSGAVLATVGNLYGYGPVDAPMTEATPLAATGVKGRVRNRMWADALAAHRAGRARVTEVRGSDYIGLGGTSLPMMVLPKVLAGHRVFLPVAWDAPHTWTYVGDVARTLVAAATDPRAWGRAWHVPSARPMSMRALAERAAKRAGAPAPRLTRMPYPVLWLGGLADPFAREMRETAHQFAGPFVMDSTAASETFGIEGTPLDRVVDEMVTGLRAAAPAAAR from the coding sequence ATGGCACTGCACGTGATCGTCGGCGCCGGCCCCGTCGGCACCGCCACCGCCCGCCTCCTCGCCGAACGCGGCGAGCGGGTGCGGGTGGTCACCCGGCGCGGCACCGGCCCCGAGCACCCGGCGATCGAGCGGGTGGCCGCCGACGCCGCCGACGCGGACCGGCTCGCCGCGCTGACCGAGGGCGCGGACGCGCTCTACAACTGCGCCAACCCGCAGTACCACACGTGGCCGACGGACTGGCCGCCGCTGGCCGCCGCCCTGCTCACCGCCGCCGAGCGCAGCGGCGCCGTGCTCGCCACAGTCGGCAACCTCTACGGGTACGGCCCGGTCGACGCCCCGATGACCGAGGCGACCCCGCTCGCCGCCACCGGCGTCAAGGGCCGCGTCCGCAACCGGATGTGGGCCGACGCGCTGGCCGCCCACCGCGCCGGCCGGGCCCGGGTCACCGAGGTACGCGGCTCCGACTACATCGGCCTCGGCGGCACCTCGCTGCCCATGATGGTGCTGCCCAAGGTGCTCGCCGGGCACCGGGTGTTCCTGCCGGTCGCCTGGGACGCGCCGCACACCTGGACGTACGTGGGGGACGTGGCCCGTACCCTCGTCGCCGCCGCCACCGACCCGCGCGCCTGGGGACGGGCCTGGCACGTGCCCAGCGCGCGCCCGATGTCCATGCGGGCGCTCGCCGAGCGGGCGGCGAAGCGGGCCGGGGCGCCGGCGCCCCGGCTGACCCGGATGCCCTACCCGGTGCTCTGGCTCGGTGGTCTGGCCGACCCGTTCGCCCGGGAGATGCGGGAGACCGCGCACCAGTTCGCCGGGCCGTTCGTGATGGACTCCACCGCGGCCAGCGAGACGTTCGGGATCGAGGGGACGCCGCTGGACCGGGTCGTCGACGAGATGGTGACCGGCCTGCGCGCCGCCGCGCCCGCCGCCGCCCGCTAA
- a CDS encoding exodeoxyribonuclease VII small subunit — protein MTGTKQDEQLSYEQARAELASVVEKLEAGGTSLEESLALWERGEQLAGVCQRWLDGARARIDAARQRAEE, from the coding sequence ATGACCGGGACGAAGCAGGACGAACAGCTCAGCTACGAGCAGGCCCGCGCCGAGCTGGCCTCGGTGGTGGAGAAGCTGGAGGCGGGCGGCACCTCGCTGGAGGAGTCCCTCGCCCTCTGGGAGCGCGGCGAGCAGCTCGCCGGGGTGTGCCAGCGCTGGCTGGACGGCGCCCGCGCCCGCATCGACGCCGCCCGCCAGCGCGCCGAGGAGTGA
- a CDS encoding rhomboid family intramembrane serine protease, translated as MTWHGGPSGDPYRFGTDAFYAALGRAFVAMCAVVPVLFLIEALDVGLRLGLDYTAGIIPQRLQGLDGVFFSPFLHAGWNHLYSNSIPLILLGTFVLAAGTRRFLWSTAVIILVSGLGVWFTGSPNSVVVGASGVIFGYLGILLTRGVVERSWWNFAVGLLVGLLYGWQLLGILPTDERISWQGHLFGLLGGVVAAILFRRRNDTGESDRLGSPRMTLP; from the coding sequence GTGACCTGGCACGGCGGCCCCAGTGGCGACCCCTACCGGTTCGGCACCGACGCGTTCTATGCGGCGCTCGGCCGGGCCTTCGTCGCCATGTGCGCGGTGGTCCCGGTGCTGTTCCTCATCGAGGCGCTCGACGTCGGCCTTCGACTCGGCCTGGACTACACCGCCGGCATCATCCCGCAGCGGCTCCAGGGCCTGGACGGCGTCTTCTTCTCGCCGTTCCTGCACGCCGGCTGGAACCACCTCTACAGCAACAGCATCCCGCTGATCCTGCTCGGCACGTTCGTGCTCGCCGCGGGCACCCGCCGGTTCCTCTGGTCCACCGCCGTCATCATCCTGGTCAGCGGTCTGGGCGTCTGGTTCACCGGCTCACCCAACTCGGTGGTGGTCGGTGCCAGCGGCGTGATCTTCGGCTACCTCGGCATCCTGCTCACCCGGGGCGTGGTGGAGCGGAGCTGGTGGAACTTCGCCGTCGGCCTGCTAGTCGGGTTGCTCTACGGCTGGCAACTGCTCGGCATCCTGCCGACCGACGAGCGCATCTCCTGGCAGGGTCACCTGTTCGGGTTGCTCGGCGGCGTGGTCGCGGCGATCCTGTTCCGCCGCCGCAACGACACCGGCGAGTCCGACCGTCTCGGCTCACCGAGGATGACGCTGCCCTGA
- a CDS encoding TetR/AcrR family transcriptional regulator — MVAPSLRARVRAGMIEEIKTVARRHLDTDGANLSLRAVARDLGMVSSAIYRYFPSRDDLLTALILEAYDALGDAVEAADAAADQADLRGRWLAACRAARVWALDHPAEYALLYGSPVPGYAAPDDTVVPAQRPPVTLVGILRDGLASGRLAPPDEDLPEPLRGDVAELVELIGMDVPPALLARGMAGWTQLFGLISFELFGRINRALPHRDEYFDHQIGLMADLVGLP; from the coding sequence ATGGTCGCTCCCTCGCTCCGCGCCCGGGTCCGCGCCGGGATGATCGAAGAGATCAAGACGGTCGCCCGCCGCCACCTGGACACCGACGGCGCGAACCTCTCCCTGCGCGCGGTCGCCCGCGACCTCGGCATGGTCTCCTCGGCGATCTACCGCTACTTCCCCAGCCGCGACGACCTGCTCACCGCGCTGATCCTGGAGGCGTACGACGCGCTCGGCGACGCGGTGGAGGCGGCCGACGCCGCCGCCGACCAGGCCGACCTGCGCGGACGCTGGCTCGCCGCCTGCCGGGCCGCCCGCGTGTGGGCGCTCGACCACCCCGCCGAGTACGCGCTGCTCTACGGCAGCCCGGTGCCCGGGTACGCGGCCCCGGACGACACCGTCGTGCCGGCCCAGCGCCCTCCGGTGACCCTGGTCGGCATCCTGCGCGACGGCCTGGCCTCCGGCCGGCTCGCCCCGCCCGACGAGGATCTACCCGAGCCGCTGCGCGGCGACGTGGCCGAACTGGTCGAGCTGATCGGGATGGACGTGCCGCCCGCGCTGCTGGCCCGCGGCATGGCCGGCTGGACCCAGTTGTTCGGGCTGATCAGCTTCGAGCTGTTCGGCCGGATCAACCGGGCGCTGCCGCACCGCGACGAGTACTTCGACCACCAGATCGGCCTGATGGCCGACCTGGTCGGCCTGCCCTGA
- a CDS encoding NAD(P)/FAD-dependent oxidoreductase encodes MREVDVAVIGAGPAGLFAAYYAGFRGLSVSVIDALPEPGGQVTAMYPEKLILDVAGFPAIKGRELVTNLVAQAAPFRPDYRLGVRAEKLSYLDGRPVLGLAGGEQLSCGAVLVTGGLGSFTPRPLPVAESFTGGGIVYFVPQPTELTDRHVLIVGGGDSAFDWAATLAPLARSVTLVHRRDRFRAHAATIERVRALPVRIVVNAEVSRLYGEETVTGAELTVRGGEVETLPVDTVVAALGFTADLGPLAEWGLNLDRRHIVVDSAMATNLPRVFAAGDITEYPGKVRLIATGFGEAATAVNNAAVVIDPTAHLFPGHSSDGT; translated from the coding sequence ATGCGCGAGGTCGATGTCGCCGTGATCGGGGCCGGTCCCGCCGGGCTCTTCGCCGCCTACTACGCCGGTTTCCGTGGACTCTCCGTGTCGGTGATCGACGCGCTGCCCGAGCCGGGCGGTCAGGTCACCGCGATGTACCCGGAGAAGCTGATCCTCGACGTCGCCGGCTTCCCCGCGATCAAGGGCCGCGAGCTGGTCACGAACCTGGTCGCGCAGGCCGCGCCGTTCCGTCCCGACTACCGGCTCGGCGTACGCGCGGAGAAGCTGTCCTACCTGGACGGCCGGCCGGTGCTCGGCCTCGCCGGCGGTGAGCAGCTCAGCTGCGGCGCGGTGCTGGTCACCGGTGGGCTCGGCAGCTTCACGCCCCGGCCGCTGCCGGTCGCGGAGAGCTTCACCGGCGGTGGGATCGTCTACTTCGTGCCGCAGCCCACCGAGTTGACCGACCGGCACGTGCTCATCGTCGGCGGCGGCGACTCGGCGTTCGACTGGGCGGCCACGCTCGCCCCGCTGGCCCGGTCGGTGACGCTTGTGCACCGGCGGGACCGCTTCCGGGCGCACGCGGCCACCATCGAGCGTGTCCGCGCGCTGCCGGTGCGGATCGTGGTCAACGCCGAGGTGAGCCGGCTCTACGGCGAGGAGACGGTCACCGGCGCCGAGCTGACCGTACGCGGCGGCGAGGTGGAGACGCTGCCGGTGGACACCGTGGTGGCCGCGCTCGGCTTCACCGCCGACCTCGGCCCGCTCGCCGAGTGGGGGCTGAACCTCGACCGCCGGCACATCGTGGTGGACAGCGCGATGGCCACCAACCTGCCCCGGGTGTTCGCGGCCGGGGACATCACCGAGTACCCGGGCAAGGTCCGCCTGATCGCCACCGGCTTCGGTGAGGCCGCCACCGCCGTCAACAACGCGGCTGTCGTCATCGACCCGACCGCGCACCTGTTCCCGGGTCACTCCTCCGACGGCACCTGA